GTTCGGAAGGGTCAGGTGGGCGGGACACGACCTGCTCACCATGCACACCCTTGAGGTGAGGCCTTCGCGCCGTTGCCTCGTGCGCGCCCGGTGCGGCCATTCATCCCAGCCTGCGCGCGCACGGGGAGCGCCCGCCATGGAACCCATCGCCCTCCTGCCCGGTCAGGTCATCGTCTCGCTGAACTTCGACGACGGCCTGGCCAGCCAGGCACAAGGAGCCTCCATCCTGCAGGCCCGGGGAATGCGAGGGACGTTCTTCGTCCACAGCACGCGGATGGGCCAGTCGGGCCGGCTCACGCTCGCGCAGGTGCGCGCCCTCCGGGACGCCGGGCACGAGATTGGCGGCCACACGCTCACCCACCCGCACCTCACCGAGCTGTCCGCGAACGATCAGCGCAAGGAGATCTGCAACGACCGGGTCGCCCTGCTGAATGCCGGCTTCCGCGTCACGTCGTTCGCGTACCCCTTCGGGGACAAGGACGCGACCACGCGGCAGATCGTCATTGATTGCAACTACAACTCCGCGAGGGAGAGCGGAGGACTGCGCACGGCGACCGGAGGCTCCGGCAACCCCTACGCCGAGCCCGTGCCCCCCGCGGACGCGTACGCAATCCGGACCCACGGCTCCGTGCAGGCCAGCACCACGCTGGAGGACCTGAAGAACCAAGTCCTGCGCGCCGAGGAGTCAGGGGGAGGTTGGGTGCCCATCGTCTTCCACCACATCTGCGGGCCGTGCAATCCGCCGCAGACCTACTCCATCACGCCCGCGACGTTGACGGCGTTCGTGGACTGGCTGGCCATGCGGGTGTCGAAGGGCACCACCGTCGCCACCATGGATGCGGTCATCGGCGGGGTGCTGAAGCCGCCCGTCAGCTGGCCGTCTTCGCAGCTTCTGAAGAACCCTTCGCTGGAGTCGGATGCAAACGGGGACGGGACGCCTGACTGCTGGCAGCGCGGCGGCTTCGGCTCCAACACCTTCTCGTGGACGCGGACACAGGACGCCCACGGAGGCAGCTGGGCGCAGCAGGTGCGCATCACGCAGATCACTAGCGGAGACCGGAAGCTCATCACCCGCCAGGACGACAGCAGTTGCACGCCGACGCCCACGGCGGGGCATCACTACCGAATCTCCGCCTGGTACAAGGCCACCACGCAGGTCCGGTTCAAGGCGTACTACCGGAACAGCGCGGGCGCCTGGATCTACTGGTCCCAGGGCCCTCTGCTGCCCGCGCGAACCAGCTACACCTTCGCTGAGTGGACGACACCCGCGGCCCCCTCCGTGGCCCGGGCCCTGAGCATGGGGCTGTCCATTGATCAGGTCGGCACGCTGACCATGGATGACTTCGCGCTCGCGGATGTAGAGACAAGCGCGTCACCGTGAGCCCGTGAGCGGTTACGGCCGGGACGCCCGGGACGCCCGGGACACGGACACCGAAGCTGGGCCTGGAGCCCAAAAAACGAAAGGCCCTGGAGTCACCGGCTTGCACCGGAAACTCCAGGGCCTTCATTTTGGTCGGGGCGACAGGATTTGAACCTGCGACCACTTGCACCCCAAGCAAGTGCGCTACCAGGCTGCGCTACGCCCCGAAAACCGCCGTCGTGAAACGGTGCGCCCTTATGCCCTCGCCGCTCTCCTGGGTCAAGCGCGAGGTGAAGGGTTCCGTGGGAAAACTTACTCGTCGCCTTCTTCCATTCCCTCGTCGAAGTCCTCGCCCCGGGCTTCCGCCGCGTCCGCCGCCGCTTCTTCCTGGGCGTCGATCTCCGCGTGGTTCTCCGGAGGGGCCTCGCCGTTCAACGCGCTCTTGAGCACCTGGCTCGGCCGGAAGGTCAGCACCCGACGCGCGCTGATCTCGATCTCCTTGCCCGTCTGCGGATTGCGCCCCACGCGCGCCTTCTTCTGGCGCACCTGGAAGTTTCCGAACCCGGAGATCTTGATCTTGTCCCCGCGCTCCAGCGTCTCCTTCACGGTGTCGAACACGAGCTCGACGATCTCCGCCGACTCCTTCTTCGAGAAGCCGACCTTCTCGTAGACCCCCTCGATGATGTCCGCTTTCGTCATGCGAGTCCTCTGGCACCCGTGCTGGCCGGTGAACGCGAGGCATGGTGTCAGCCTTCCCCGAACCGTGTCAACGTCCTGACTTCATTCAGGAATTCAGGCGCGCAGGGCCGCCCCCAGCCGCTGGTTCACCTCGGCGATGATGCGCTGGTGCGCCGTCGTGACCTCCACGTCGGTCAGCGTCCGCTCGGCCGAGCGATACCTCAGCGCGTACGCCAGGTTCTTCTTCCCCTCGGGGATGGGCTTGCCCGTGTACACGTCGAACACCAACGCGTCCTCCACCAGCGGCGCCCCCACCTCCAGGATGACCTGGCGGACCTCCTCGTTGCGCAGCTCCACCGGCACCACCACCGCCAGGTCGCGCAACACCGCCGGGTACTTCGGCAGCCCCGCCGCCTGCGGCACCAGCTTCGCCGCCGCGTACAGCGGCTCCGTGTCCAGCTCGAACACGAACACGCCCTCCGGCAGCCCCAGCGCCTTCGTCACCCGCGGGTGCACCTCGCCCACATGCCCCAGCACCGTCCCGTCCGCCAGCGACACCTGCGCGCAGCTTCGCGGGTGGTACGCCGGAGGCTCGGCCGGCGCGAACGTCGCGCCCTCCACATGCAACGCGTGCAGCAGCGCCTCCACCGCCCCCTTCGCGTCGTAGAAGTCCACGCGCGCGTCCTTCTGCGTCCAGCTCCGGCCGCCCCGGACGCCCCACACCAGGCCCGCCACGCGCGGCACCTCGCGTGATGCGGGCTTCATCCCCTGCCCGCCCTGCGCGTCCCGGAAGTACGCCCGGCCCGTCTCGTAGAGCCCCACCGTCTCCACCTGGTGGCGCACGCTGCGCGACAGGTTCTCCAACAGGCCCGGCAGCAGGCTGGTGCGCATCACCGACTGCTCGACGCTCAGCGGGTTCATCAGCGCGATGGGCGCTTCCTTCCCGCCCAGCACCTCCAGCGACTTCGGCGCGACGAACGAGTAGTTCACCACCTCGTTGAGCCCCACCCCGCCCAGCGAGTGGCGCAGCCGACGCTCGGCCTCCATCTGCGGGGGCTCCGGCGCCAGCGTGTCCAGGCCGCGCGGCAGCCGGGCCGGGATGTTGTCGTAGCCGAAGACGCGGGCGACCTCCTCCATCAGGTCCTCCTCGCGCTCCACGTCCACGCGCGCCCGGGGCACCTCGAACGTCGTCTGCCCCGCGCCGTCCTCCACGTTCTTGAACCCCAACGCCCCCAAGATGCGCCGGCACTCCGCCTCCGGCACCACCACCCCCAGCACCTTCTCCACCCGCCCGTAGCGCAGCGTCACCCGACGCGGCGGCTTCGGAGAGGGCTGCACGTCCACCCGGCCCGGCGCCACCGTGCCGCCCGACAGCTCCGCGATGAGCTGCGCGGCCCGGTCCAGCGCCGGCAGCACGGCGTCCAGGTCCGCCCCGCGCTCGAAGCGGTGCGACGCCTCCGTGTGCAGCGCGTACCGCTTCGCCGACCGGCGCACGCCGGAGCCCACGAAGTGCGCGGACTCGATGACGATGCGCTTCGTGCCCTGCGTCACCTCGCTGTCCCCGCCGCCCATCACGCCCGCCAGCGCCTGCGCGCGGTCCCGGTCCGCGATGACCAGGTCGTCCGCGTCCAGCGAGCGCTCCTTGTCGTCCAGCGTGCGCAGCTTCTCGCCCGCCTTCGCGGTGCGCACGACGATCTCCTGGCCCGCCACCTTCTCCAGGTCGAACGCGTGCAGCGGCTGCCCGTACTCCAGGAGCACGAAGTTGGTGACGTCCACCACGTTGTTGATGGCGCGCACGCCGCACGCCTTCAGCCGGTCCTGCATCCACTGCGGAGACGGCTGGACGGTGACGTTCTCCACCACCCGCGCCGCGTAGCGCGGACACCGCTCCGCCGCGTCGATGCGCACCTTCACCAGCTCCGCCACCGGCTTGCCGGACTCCGCGGGCTTCGGCTCGGGCACCTTCAGCGCCGCGCCCGTCACCACGCCCACCTCGCGCGCCACGCCCAGGTGGGAGAGCGCGTCCGGCCGGTTCGGCGTGACGTTCACCTCCAGCACCGAGTCATCCAGCCCCAGCGCCTCCGCGATGGGCAGGCCCAGCTTCGTGTCCGCCGGCAGGATGAGCAGACCGGAGGAGTCCTCGGTGATGCCCAGCTCCTTCGCCGAGCAGAGCATGCCGAAGCTGTCCACGCCCCGGAGCGCGGCCTGCTTGATCTCCATGCCGTTGGGCAGCTTCGCGCCCACCGTGGCCAGCGGCACCTTGTCGCCGACCTTGAAGTTCTTCGCGCCGCACACCACCTGGAACAGCGCCGACCCGCCGATGTCCACCTGCGTGACGGACAGCTTGTCCGCGTTGGGGTGCTGCACCGACTCGCGGATCTGCGCCACCACCACGCCGCGCAGGCCCTCGCCGGGGCGCTCCACCCCTTCAATCTCCAGCCCCGCCGCGGTCAGCTTGCGCGCCAGCTCGTCCACCGACGGCGGCAGCGCCACGTAATCACCCAGCCACTTCACCGAAATCTTCACAGGTCCACCCTCTTGCCCATCCGGCTGGAATCAGAACTGCGCGAGGAAGCGTGCGTCGTTCTCGAACATCATCCGCAGGTCGTCGATGCCGTAGCGCAGCATGGCCAGGCGCTCCACGCCCATGCCGAACGCGTAGCCCGTCACCTCCTTCGGGTCGTAGCCCGCCGCGGTGAAGACGTTCGGGTGCACCATGCCGCTGCCCAGCACCTCCAGCCACCCCGTCTGCTTGCAGACGCGGCAGCCCTTGCCACCACACGACGCGCAGGTGACGTCCACCTCCGCCGACGGCTCGGTGAAGGGGAAGAACGACGGACGGAAGCGCGTGCGCGTGTCCGAACCGAAGAAGGCCCGCACGAACGCGTCCAGCGTCCCCTTCAGCTCCGCGAAGCTCACGTCCTTGTCCACCAGCAGGCCCTCCACCTGGTGGAACATGGGCGTGTGCGTGATGTCCGAATCGCGCCGGTACACCCGGCCCGGCATCACCGCGCGGATGGGCGGCTTGCGCGACAGCATGTGCCGCACCTGCACCGGCGACGTGTGCGTGCGCAGCAGCGACGGGCTGTCCGCCTTCTTCGCGTGGCCCAGCGTGGGCTCGTCCACGTAGAACGTGTCCTGCATGTCCCGCGCGGGGTGATCCTTGGGCA
Above is a window of Corallococcus soli DNA encoding:
- a CDS encoding polysaccharide deacetylase family protein produces the protein MEPIALLPGQVIVSLNFDDGLASQAQGASILQARGMRGTFFVHSTRMGQSGRLTLAQVRALRDAGHEIGGHTLTHPHLTELSANDQRKEICNDRVALLNAGFRVTSFAYPFGDKDATTRQIVIDCNYNSARESGGLRTATGGSGNPYAEPVPPADAYAIRTHGSVQASTTLEDLKNQVLRAEESGGGWVPIVFHHICGPCNPPQTYSITPATLTAFVDWLAMRVSKGTTVATMDAVIGGVLKPPVSWPSSQLLKNPSLESDANGDGTPDCWQRGGFGSNTFSWTRTQDAHGGSWAQQVRITQITSGDRKLITRQDDSSCTPTPTAGHHYRISAWYKATTQVRFKAYYRNSAGAWIYWSQGPLLPARTSYTFAEWTTPAAPSVARALSMGLSIDQVGTLTMDDFALADVETSASP
- a CDS encoding integration host factor subunit alpha, with translation MTKADIIEGVYEKVGFSKKESAEIVELVFDTVKETLERGDKIKISGFGNFQVRQKKARVGRNPQTGKEIEISARRVLTFRPSQVLKSALNGEAPPENHAEIDAQEEAAADAAEARGEDFDEGMEEGDE
- the pheT gene encoding phenylalanine--tRNA ligase subunit beta → MKISVKWLGDYVALPPSVDELARKLTAAGLEIEGVERPGEGLRGVVVAQIRESVQHPNADKLSVTQVDIGGSALFQVVCGAKNFKVGDKVPLATVGAKLPNGMEIKQAALRGVDSFGMLCSAKELGITEDSSGLLILPADTKLGLPIAEALGLDDSVLEVNVTPNRPDALSHLGVAREVGVVTGAALKVPEPKPAESGKPVAELVKVRIDAAERCPRYAARVVENVTVQPSPQWMQDRLKACGVRAINNVVDVTNFVLLEYGQPLHAFDLEKVAGQEIVVRTAKAGEKLRTLDDKERSLDADDLVIADRDRAQALAGVMGGGDSEVTQGTKRIVIESAHFVGSGVRRSAKRYALHTEASHRFERGADLDAVLPALDRAAQLIAELSGGTVAPGRVDVQPSPKPPRRVTLRYGRVEKVLGVVVPEAECRRILGALGFKNVEDGAGQTTFEVPRARVDVEREEDLMEEVARVFGYDNIPARLPRGLDTLAPEPPQMEAERRLRHSLGGVGLNEVVNYSFVAPKSLEVLGGKEAPIALMNPLSVEQSVMRTSLLPGLLENLSRSVRHQVETVGLYETGRAYFRDAQGGQGMKPASREVPRVAGLVWGVRGGRSWTQKDARVDFYDAKGAVEALLHALHVEGATFAPAEPPAYHPRSCAQVSLADGTVLGHVGEVHPRVTKALGLPEGVFVFELDTEPLYAAAKLVPQAAGLPKYPAVLRDLAVVVPVELRNEEVRQVILEVGAPLVEDALVFDVYTGKPIPEGKKNLAYALRYRSAERTLTDVEVTTAHQRIIAEVNQRLGAALRA
- the pheS gene encoding phenylalanine--tRNA ligase subunit alpha, whose translation is MRDRLQALADAARQEIAGVSEPSQVEALRIRYLGKKGELSAILGGMGKLPPDERRALGEVANTVKAELEQLLADAVRRAEDAALEAQLKGPKLDVTLPGRAVLPGGRHPVSRTMEDIVRTFARLGFEVAVGPEIELDYFNFEALNLPKDHPARDMQDTFYVDEPTLGHAKKADSPSLLRTHTSPVQVRHMLSRKPPIRAVMPGRVYRRDSDITHTPMFHQVEGLLVDKDVSFAELKGTLDAFVRAFFGSDTRTRFRPSFFPFTEPSAEVDVTCASCGGKGCRVCKQTGWLEVLGSGMVHPNVFTAAGYDPKEVTGYAFGMGVERLAMLRYGIDDLRMMFENDARFLAQF